A window of the Bacteriovorax sp. PP10 genome harbors these coding sequences:
- a CDS encoding patatin-like phospholipase family protein, whose amino-acid sequence MRDKLALVLNGGGARACYQAGAVRALYEIIKKDQNLFDIITGNSAGAINATFLSSAARDWGSATQYLSDFWQRIYPEDVFDMDHFTMTKLGTSWLKDTIFKSTNIGNFNSILNTAPLKKLLSREIDFGEIRLLIESKLLSSVALSTTNYYSGSSVVFFDGDKKIPLWSKPSRFAIRGELGVDHVMGSSAIPLFFPPAKINESYYGDGCIRQTTPLSPAIHLGATKIIAIGIRSPRSMNQIIEMSLTPNAMPQISQIGGVMMNAIFLDSLEADLEMLEKMNLLVKIMGEKSPRKNIPILSLIPSRDLGEMTAKLDEKMPTLLRYFLKSIGITGRSGLDLLSYLAFDSSYTQQVVELGYEDTMKRKKEILIFVDT is encoded by the coding sequence ATGCGCGACAAATTAGCACTTGTCTTAAATGGGGGTGGGGCCCGTGCGTGTTACCAGGCAGGTGCAGTCAGAGCACTTTATGAAATTATAAAAAAAGATCAAAACCTTTTTGATATCATCACGGGCAATTCTGCCGGTGCCATCAATGCTACTTTTCTTTCGAGTGCTGCACGAGATTGGGGTAGTGCCACTCAATACCTTTCAGATTTCTGGCAAAGAATTTATCCGGAAGATGTTTTTGATATGGATCACTTCACCATGACGAAACTTGGAACCAGCTGGCTTAAGGACACCATTTTTAAAAGCACCAACATAGGAAACTTTAATAGTATTTTAAATACTGCTCCTCTTAAAAAATTATTATCACGTGAAATTGATTTTGGAGAAATAAGACTTTTAATTGAATCCAAACTTCTTTCTTCTGTTGCACTATCCACCACTAATTATTATTCCGGCTCCAGCGTCGTCTTTTTTGATGGTGATAAAAAAATCCCTTTATGGTCCAAGCCTTCAAGGTTTGCCATCCGGGGTGAACTTGGCGTTGATCATGTCATGGGCTCCTCTGCCATTCCGCTTTTTTTCCCCCCAGCTAAAATCAATGAAAGCTATTATGGTGATGGCTGTATTCGCCAGACCACTCCACTTTCACCTGCTATTCATTTAGGTGCAACCAAGATAATAGCTATCGGGATCAGGTCCCCCAGATCCATGAATCAAATTATAGAAATGAGTCTCACTCCAAATGCGATGCCTCAGATTAGTCAAATTGGTGGGGTTATGATGAATGCTATTTTTCTAGACTCTTTAGAAGCTGATTTAGAAATGTTGGAAAAAATGAATTTACTGGTAAAGATAATGGGAGAAAAATCTCCTAGAAAAAACATTCCAATTCTTTCTCTAATCCCCTCGAGAGATTTAGGAGAAATGACAGCGAAACTAGATGAAAAAATGCCGACACTTTTAAGATACTTTTTAAAGAGTATTGGGATAACTGGAAGATCTGGTTTGGATTTATTAAGTTACTTGGCCTTTGACTCTTCTTACACTCAGCAAGTTGTTGAGCTTGGATATGAAGATACGATGAAGAGAAAAAAAGAAATTTTGATTTTTGTTGATACTTAA
- a CDS encoding response regulator → MDQTNNEVNPNYKSILVVEDNIDIQESLKATLENEGYSVFTADNGKEAIDQLGKIPTPCLILLDLMMPVMNGWEFVEEINKDIMLSSIPIVVVTAIGDSKNSPKTDGYIPKPINFDALISAVCKHCGDSSNTSCATN, encoded by the coding sequence ATGGACCAAACTAACAACGAAGTAAATCCGAACTATAAAAGTATTCTTGTAGTGGAAGATAATATTGATATCCAGGAAAGCTTGAAGGCCACACTGGAAAATGAGGGATACAGCGTCTTCACTGCCGATAACGGCAAAGAGGCCATTGATCAGCTGGGAAAAATTCCTACACCTTGTCTCATTCTTCTGGATTTAATGATGCCGGTTATGAATGGCTGGGAGTTCGTTGAAGAAATTAATAAAGATATCATGCTCTCTTCAATTCCTATCGTTGTCGTAACGGCCATCGGTGATTCAAAAAATTCTCCCAAGACTGATGGCTACATCCCCAAGCCCATTAACTTCGACGCTCTCATCAGCGCAGTTTGCAAACATTGTGGGGATAGCAGTAATACGTCATGCGCGACAAATTAG
- a CDS encoding PAS domain S-box protein: MSTTEKQSAIEASTNLNALLLQSMVEGMILQDGDGRIIQFNQAALDILGVTEAHLLLQDYVDIQIPDKIFPGKNHIGMKSLQTGQTQRNIILSIFRLDGEMRWISLNSVPIFDKEKNKMTQLISTFTDITETKKNLNDLKQVQLLFNISHDLTVITNKEGYFKKINPRFQEVLGHSFKEIVSQKFINFIHPEDVELTQIELKQALEKKDSVHFINRYKTKAGDYRVFDWVVVPDKETNLVYFTARDITDYRAEELDLIHSSKVYTIGEMTSGIAYAIHSELAIMAGHISNIQGQLEKENMQPEEIKKKIFNVEESINRLIKTTKGLTVFARNTENEPFLEIPLNKVLDTAVGLCKERFRVHGVRLDIKLSEDVTIKCRETQLTQVFVTLLNNAYDEVHTMRDSWVQLIGHEQGHVIKIYISNCADKPKEIDPKQFSVSQGIIEENFGRFHIEQIDPHTKFVLEFPLIEKITELNLN; the protein is encoded by the coding sequence ATGTCAACAACCGAAAAACAATCTGCGATAGAAGCAAGTACAAATCTCAATGCTCTTCTACTCCAAAGCATGGTTGAAGGAATGATCCTTCAAGATGGCGATGGAAGAATTATTCAATTTAATCAGGCCGCTCTCGATATCTTAGGAGTGACGGAAGCTCATTTACTACTTCAAGATTATGTAGACATTCAAATACCCGATAAAATTTTTCCTGGTAAAAATCATATTGGTATGAAGTCCCTACAAACGGGACAAACCCAAAGAAATATTATCTTAAGTATTTTTCGATTAGACGGAGAGATGCGCTGGATATCCCTCAATTCAGTTCCCATCTTTGATAAAGAAAAAAATAAGATGACTCAGTTGATAAGCACCTTTACTGATATTACTGAAACCAAGAAAAATCTCAACGACCTTAAACAAGTTCAGTTGCTCTTTAATATCTCTCATGATCTCACCGTCATCACCAATAAAGAAGGATACTTTAAAAAAATTAATCCACGTTTTCAGGAAGTGCTCGGACATAGTTTTAAAGAAATCGTCTCGCAAAAATTTATCAATTTTATTCATCCTGAAGATGTCGAGCTCACGCAGATAGAATTAAAACAAGCATTAGAAAAAAAAGATTCTGTTCACTTTATCAATCGCTATAAGACCAAGGCCGGTGATTACCGCGTCTTTGACTGGGTTGTAGTTCCCGATAAGGAAACTAATCTCGTCTATTTTACCGCTCGTGATATCACTGATTACCGTGCTGAAGAGCTCGATTTGATTCACTCTTCGAAAGTCTATACTATTGGCGAAATGACCAGCGGAATCGCCTACGCTATCCATAGTGAACTGGCGATCATGGCCGGGCATATTTCAAACATTCAGGGTCAACTCGAAAAAGAGAACATGCAGCCAGAGGAAATTAAGAAAAAAATCTTTAACGTTGAAGAGTCTATAAACAGACTAATCAAAACAACTAAAGGCTTGACCGTATTTGCCCGCAATACTGAGAATGAGCCATTTTTAGAAATTCCCCTTAATAAGGTTCTTGATACAGCAGTGGGACTCTGTAAAGAACGATTCCGCGTTCATGGGGTAAGGCTTGATATAAAGCTTTCCGAGGACGTTACGATCAAATGCCGTGAAACTCAATTGACTCAGGTTTTTGTCACCCTACTCAATAATGCATACGACGAAGTTCATACCATGCGCGACAGTTGGGTGCAGCTCATCGGACATGAACAAGGACATGTTATTAAAATCTATATTTCTAACTGTGCAGACAAACCTAAAGAGATTGATCCCAAACAATTTTCCGTTTCTCAGGGAATTATCGAAGAAAATTTCGGACGATTCCATATTGAACAAATAGACCCTCATACAAAATTTGTCCTCGAGTTTCCTCTTATAGAAAAAATTACTGAACTCAACCTTAATTAG
- a CDS encoding TIGR02147 family protein, with amino-acid sequence MEHTEFNTPIEDTAAPTAAPKNEKPSIYEYVDYRAFLSDSLAHIQTRNPKYSATAYVRQAGFGENSRGYFNLIMSGKRNLSSSTILGFAKTLKLNEKETFHFENLVHYNQATTEKEKSLYFERINKNMKGKTSEAFELLRSQYNYFTNWYMVAIRELVSLDSFREDFDYISKKLKNKVSKKEIVEAINDLIKLGLLERNEKGTLVLADQLINFTDSSMNYTVVNALHSQFLDKAKDSLSEDAYENRSASCVVLATDKANFDLIREEIKAFREHILNKYATTTDKVDCVLNLGIQLNHITNIE; translated from the coding sequence ATGGAACACACAGAATTCAACACACCAATAGAAGATACAGCGGCCCCCACTGCTGCCCCCAAGAATGAGAAGCCCTCGATTTACGAGTACGTAGACTACAGGGCCTTCCTTTCTGACTCTCTGGCACACATCCAGACGAGAAATCCAAAATACTCGGCGACAGCTTATGTACGTCAGGCAGGTTTTGGAGAAAACTCTCGCGGATACTTCAACCTTATTATGAGTGGAAAGAGAAACCTTTCTTCTTCTACAATTTTAGGTTTTGCTAAAACATTAAAGCTAAATGAAAAAGAAACTTTTCACTTTGAAAACCTTGTTCACTATAACCAGGCAACAACTGAAAAAGAAAAGTCTCTGTACTTTGAACGCATCAATAAAAACATGAAGGGAAAAACTTCAGAAGCGTTCGAACTTTTAAGATCTCAGTATAACTATTTCACTAACTGGTACATGGTAGCAATCAGAGAACTAGTGTCTCTTGATAGTTTCAGAGAAGACTTCGATTACATTTCTAAAAAACTTAAAAATAAAGTTTCTAAAAAAGAAATCGTTGAAGCTATTAATGACCTTATTAAGTTAGGTCTATTAGAGCGCAATGAAAAAGGTACTTTAGTTCTAGCTGATCAGCTGATTAACTTCACTGACTCTTCTATGAACTACACTGTAGTAAATGCTCTTCACTCTCAATTTTTAGATAAAGCAAAAGACTCACTAAGCGAAGATGCTTATGAAAACCGCTCTGCAAGCTGCGTAGTTTTAGCAACTGACAAAGCAAACTTTGATTTAATCAGAGAAGAGATTAAAGCTTTTAGAGAGCACATCCTTAATAAATATGCGACGACAACTGATAAAGTTGACTGCGTATTAAACCTAGGGATTCAGTTAAACCACATTACAAACATTGAATAA
- a CDS encoding class I SAM-dependent rRNA methyltransferase, producing the protein MLNPLVNVDDVKIPDIQLIRDVNKHLLRGHRWIFADCFDGKTPSGLAVLKSRNDSIAIGLVQADTQMRFRVLCLMEEPYVRANNLPLTLRVWSETQLSRAIALRINFRSEMTNSFRLVNGEGDGMPGLTIDIYDNTAVIKHDHPVCERFYNHHGIAAFIQKEMPYIENVYYKRRNDEEVKGIDIVGKLPAEVIFKENGSFFASNIRDAAKTGFFLDQRDNRKLIGQFSKDKTVLNLFSYTAGFSIFAAHGGASEVTSVDIAKAAIIAAERNFEVNNLKTKHNAIADDAFAYIDEQIKNKVKWDLVITDPPSFAPNQKAVETATAAYTKVFTNSLKLVKGNGMFAASSCSSHISTEMFLNICREAFSKTRKKGTLVYLGGQPFDHPYPLAMDELRYLKFALFRVD; encoded by the coding sequence GTGCTAAATCCATTAGTTAATGTTGATGACGTTAAAATCCCAGATATTCAGTTAATCCGTGATGTGAATAAACATCTACTGCGTGGACACCGCTGGATTTTCGCTGATTGCTTTGATGGAAAAACTCCGTCAGGTCTTGCTGTTTTAAAATCAAGAAATGATTCTATCGCTATTGGATTGGTTCAGGCCGATACGCAAATGCGCTTTCGTGTTTTATGTCTTATGGAAGAGCCTTATGTTCGTGCGAACAATCTTCCACTAACATTAAGAGTGTGGAGTGAAACTCAACTAAGTAGAGCGATCGCTCTTCGAATTAATTTTAGAAGTGAAATGACAAATAGCTTTCGCCTGGTGAACGGTGAAGGTGACGGGATGCCTGGTTTAACAATCGACATCTATGACAACACGGCAGTTATCAAACATGACCATCCAGTGTGTGAGAGATTTTATAACCACCACGGGATTGCGGCCTTCATTCAAAAAGAAATGCCTTATATTGAAAACGTTTACTATAAGAGAAGAAATGATGAAGAGGTAAAGGGGATCGACATTGTCGGGAAACTTCCTGCTGAAGTGATCTTTAAAGAAAATGGGAGCTTCTTTGCCAGCAACATTAGAGATGCTGCTAAAACAGGATTCTTCCTTGACCAACGTGATAATAGAAAACTTATCGGACAGTTCTCTAAAGATAAAACAGTTTTAAACCTGTTTAGTTACACTGCTGGTTTTTCAATCTTTGCGGCCCATGGTGGAGCTAGCGAAGTGACAAGTGTTGATATCGCTAAGGCGGCCATCATTGCAGCTGAGAGAAACTTCGAAGTTAATAATCTTAAAACGAAACACAATGCGATCGCTGACGATGCTTTTGCTTATATAGACGAGCAGATTAAAAATAAAGTGAAGTGGGATTTAGTTATCACAGATCCACCAAGCTTTGCTCCCAACCAAAAAGCTGTGGAGACGGCGACAGCTGCCTACACAAAAGTTTTCACTAATTCTTTAAAGCTGGTTAAGGGTAATGGAATGTTTGCTGCAAGCTCATGCTCAAGCCATATCAGCACAGAAATGTTTTTAAACATCTGCCGTGAAGCTTTTTCTAAAACAAGAAAGAAGGGGACGCTGGTTTATCTGGGCGGACAACCTTTCGATCATCCGTATCCACTGGCGATGGACGAACTTCGTTACTTGAAGTTTGCTCTTTTTAGAGTTGATTAA
- a CDS encoding DUF2799 domain-containing protein: MSLRVLALLSVPFLLLSCSTITKKDCDKDMNALGLSQGRAGSPKKYTDQLRDKCFARNPDIDLAGYEKGFYQGWMEYCLPNKAFELGKRSDRYISFCPPEREASFREKYLVGKHHAELKDVETDIMDKMEEMKPHISDSSMNLDDYTKLQKELEKIRREIQALEVEGMKNNFKFR, translated from the coding sequence ATGTCTTTACGCGTACTCGCACTCTTGTCAGTCCCTTTCTTACTTTTGTCATGTTCAACTATCACTAAAAAAGACTGCGATAAAGATATGAACGCGTTAGGGCTTTCTCAAGGACGCGCTGGATCTCCTAAAAAATACACTGATCAATTAAGAGATAAATGTTTCGCCCGCAACCCCGATATCGATCTTGCTGGTTATGAAAAAGGATTTTATCAAGGATGGATGGAGTACTGTCTTCCTAACAAGGCCTTCGAACTTGGAAAACGTTCGGACCGATATATCAGCTTTTGTCCTCCGGAGCGCGAAGCTTCTTTCAGAGAAAAATACCTGGTGGGAAAACACCACGCTGAACTAAAAGATGTAGAAACAGATATCATGGATAAGATGGAAGAGATGAAGCCTCATATCAGCGACAGCTCCATGAATCTTGATGACTACACTAAACTTCAAAAAGAGCTAGAGAAAATCAGACGTGAAATTCAAGCGCTTGAAGTTGAAGGAATGAAAAATAATTTTAAATTTCGTTAA
- a CDS encoding transglycosylase SLT domain-containing protein: MLLALSVVVVSCGNGSSPTGSETSAINTDIKNLKLNFHPLQTKYDWKPQYGQSILGYMNRPELSTLVDTRLNIYDLSKLNCFGYNQASVFEKKMFWITFMASIAHAESTLNPNVVYRDLDGTLSSGLLQIDLQSANRHTYAYTGKTYTQKDLYNPDLNLMAGLYIMKHQLEGGMNSDRPDIAGRLFTERSYYWSVLTLKRDLIIRTFTKNALANLSFCFIGQP, encoded by the coding sequence ATGCTTTTAGCATTGTCTGTAGTTGTTGTTTCTTGTGGAAATGGATCGTCACCGACAGGTTCTGAAACGAGTGCAATTAACACTGACATTAAAAATTTAAAATTAAACTTTCATCCGTTGCAAACAAAGTACGATTGGAAACCTCAGTATGGTCAAAGCATTCTGGGTTATATGAACAGACCCGAGCTTTCAACTCTGGTTGATACACGCTTAAATATTTATGACCTGAGTAAGCTTAATTGTTTTGGATATAATCAGGCATCAGTGTTTGAGAAGAAAATGTTCTGGATTACTTTCATGGCCTCAATTGCCCATGCTGAATCGACATTAAATCCCAACGTTGTTTACCGCGATTTGGACGGAACATTGAGCTCGGGACTTCTGCAGATTGACCTTCAATCGGCCAACCGCCACACCTATGCCTACACTGGAAAGACTTACACGCAAAAAGATCTCTATAATCCCGACTTAAACTTAATGGCCGGTCTTTATATAATGAAACACCAGCTTGAAGGGGGGATGAATTCCGACCGTCCTGATATCGCTGGCAGACTCTTCACGGAGCGCAGTTATTATTGGTCAGTCCTTACGTTAAAGCGTGATCTGATCATCAGAACTTTCACCAAAAATGCTCTGGCAAATTTAAGTTTCTGCTTCATTGGGCAGCCTTAA
- a CDS encoding C1 family peptidase gives MKTIILFSFILISNANADCSPKDLTDPDYLKSVGKEGLIKHFQTPRDQDGVGWCGAYAPADSLSFAIGEPISSLDVSINEYANQGANPRTSNKVAGKRLEELRGISPLSATDIARTNGYCPESVIPSNQTSSSNLGHSAILKLMETFQKIHDDYVIKGRPADYCASCTENYEKVIKPSLPGVTADMIKDVLNRNQYDSLASFRDLLNQLCEGRRVKVDPQVDLIYKSSLGSKTIANVIDEAFENNSMPSIGMNTSFFANAESLPGGHGAHELMIVGRRMGTNGKCEYQVRNSWGRGCTYYQPAIAAKCEPEKGSFWMDQDQLQTGVTDVLVIKNERMRAVKEKETIFKDIFNSGSKQTDNDSIFSKLPTESDISSFMGKVSETAAKVAKGISEGVSSIWKSLSNAFKY, from the coding sequence ATGAAAACGATAATCCTCTTCTCATTTATTCTTATTTCCAATGCAAACGCGGATTGTAGTCCAAAAGATTTAACTGATCCGGATTACTTAAAGTCAGTTGGAAAAGAAGGCCTAATAAAACATTTTCAAACACCGCGCGATCAAGATGGCGTTGGATGGTGTGGGGCCTACGCTCCTGCAGATTCATTATCTTTCGCTATCGGTGAGCCCATATCTTCTCTTGATGTGTCTATTAATGAATATGCAAATCAAGGTGCCAATCCAAGAACAAGTAATAAAGTAGCAGGTAAACGATTAGAAGAGCTAAGAGGAATCAGCCCACTGTCCGCAACGGATATTGCGAGAACAAATGGGTATTGTCCTGAATCAGTTATCCCCTCTAATCAAACTTCGTCATCTAACTTAGGTCACTCTGCAATTTTAAAATTAATGGAAACTTTTCAAAAGATTCACGATGATTACGTCATCAAAGGAAGACCTGCTGATTATTGTGCCAGCTGTACTGAGAATTATGAAAAAGTTATCAAGCCCTCTCTTCCCGGTGTCACTGCAGACATGATTAAAGATGTTCTTAACAGAAATCAATATGACAGTTTAGCGAGCTTCAGGGATCTTCTCAATCAACTATGCGAAGGCAGAAGAGTTAAAGTTGATCCACAAGTTGACCTTATTTATAAATCCAGCTTAGGTAGCAAAACAATAGCTAACGTGATTGATGAAGCATTCGAAAATAATTCGATGCCAAGTATTGGTATGAATACATCCTTCTTTGCCAATGCAGAATCTTTACCTGGTGGCCATGGCGCTCACGAGCTGATGATTGTCGGAAGACGCATGGGTACCAATGGAAAATGTGAGTACCAAGTAAGAAACTCCTGGGGAAGAGGTTGCACTTATTATCAACCAGCAATTGCTGCCAAATGTGAACCGGAGAAAGGTTCATTTTGGATGGATCAAGATCAACTTCAAACTGGTGTAACTGACGTTTTAGTCATCAAAAATGAAAGAATGAGAGCTGTGAAAGAAAAAGAAACAATCTTTAAGGACATATTTAACAGTGGTTCGAAACAGACTGATAACGATAGTATCTTTTCAAAGCTTCCTACAGAGTCGGATATCAGCAGTTTTATGGGGAAAGTATCTGAGACCGCTGCCAAAGTGGCCAAAGGCATTTCAGAAGGCGTGAGTTCTATCTGGAAATCACTTTCAAATGCTTTCAAATATTAG
- a CDS encoding Type 1 glutamine amidotransferase-like domain-containing protein, which yields MKIVLYSGGGEKENRFLNKRALDLTGADVPKLTFIPSSSYDAEEDFKFFVDEFSKLGVQRFMHFCVDTPFTKTMLSEVLKSDLIFLGGGNTFYFLKHLKKHKMFDHFKKFLKRGGVLCGLSAGAIVLTPHVHTASFPHFDRDENPWDMKNLSAMRLVNFEFFPHYKNSQRYDNELKHHSKKSNLPLYACADGGGIIIEKEGLTFCGKTHVFYQGKKFTLSHYLG from the coding sequence ATGAAAATAGTTCTCTATTCGGGGGGAGGCGAGAAAGAAAATCGCTTCCTGAATAAGCGTGCCCTGGATTTGACAGGTGCAGATGTTCCAAAATTAACTTTCATTCCTTCCAGCTCTTACGATGCCGAAGAAGACTTCAAGTTTTTTGTCGATGAATTCTCCAAACTTGGCGTTCAGCGCTTCATGCATTTTTGTGTCGACACTCCTTTTACTAAAACCATGCTTAGTGAAGTTTTAAAAAGCGACCTGATTTTTTTAGGTGGTGGAAATACGTTTTATTTTCTGAAACATCTAAAAAAGCATAAGATGTTCGATCATTTTAAGAAATTCTTAAAAAGAGGTGGAGTGCTTTGTGGCCTGTCTGCAGGTGCTATTGTATTAACTCCTCACGTGCATACAGCGAGCTTTCCGCACTTTGACCGCGATGAGAACCCATGGGATATGAAAAACCTCTCAGCTATGAGATTGGTCAACTTTGAGTTCTTCCCTCATTATAAAAACTCGCAACGTTATGATAACGAACTAAAGCATCATTCTAAAAAATCTAATCTTCCGCTTTATGCGTGCGCCGATGGTGGTGGGATTATCATTGAAAAAGAAGGCCTTACTTTCTGTGGAAAGACCCACGTTTTTTATCAGGGAAAGAAGTTCACTCTTTCTCACTATCTAGGTTAA
- a CDS encoding YbaN family protein — MKKIVLLTLGHFFLALGIVGAFLPVLPTTPFLLLAAYFYSKSSEKIHNWLMNHKYLGPSLKDWHERGVIGIKSKWVATIMLGLIISWRIPTLDIPLAIKIFASSVLVGVLVFIWTRPSSASKKDLT; from the coding sequence ATGAAAAAAATTGTCTTACTCACTTTAGGCCACTTCTTTCTGGCCCTGGGGATTGTCGGAGCTTTTCTTCCCGTACTTCCCACCACTCCATTCTTACTTCTGGCCGCATATTTCTATTCAAAATCCAGCGAAAAAATTCACAACTGGCTGATGAATCACAAATACCTGGGACCCTCTCTAAAAGACTGGCACGAGCGTGGTGTGATTGGCATTAAATCCAAATGGGTAGCCACTATTATGCTTGGTCTGATTATTTCCTGGAGAATTCCGACATTGGATATCCCCTTAGCAATCAAGATTTTTGCTTCGAGTGTACTTGTGGGTGTGTTGGTTTTTATCTGGACCAGACCATCAAGTGCTTCTAAAAAAGATCTTACTTGA
- a CDS encoding LysR family transcriptional regulator, producing MLDGIEALMALEKHETVSQAALSLRLTQSAVSKRLQALQIELDMKLVEPDGRRLKLTPEALQFLSKAKPLLLELKNLSINTANKSNHISHFSLALSDSIAGSFGPAVIDKTLKSFKNLKLDIHVHRSLMLLENVTLGKYQLGICTSNDARKDLASYHLVDEPLALLYAENKDKPNRNLPLITIEENSATWKSIGPSIKKEYPQLFANSVIYVESFLAVYQMTKVGLGNGLIPLGLCKELNIKKKHYRKLKVTRPISLVTRKTIAQLDIFNPFYLELKTNINNYFADIEK from the coding sequence ATGTTGGACGGAATTGAAGCCCTTATGGCACTTGAAAAACACGAAACGGTAAGCCAAGCTGCTCTCAGCTTGAGATTAACTCAATCTGCCGTGAGTAAACGCCTTCAAGCATTACAAATTGAACTCGATATGAAATTAGTCGAACCAGATGGTAGGCGCCTCAAACTAACTCCTGAAGCACTGCAGTTTCTAAGTAAAGCTAAACCGCTTCTGTTGGAATTAAAGAATCTTTCCATCAATACGGCAAACAAATCAAATCACATTTCCCATTTTTCTTTAGCACTCTCCGACTCTATCGCCGGAAGCTTCGGGCCTGCAGTTATTGATAAAACTCTTAAAAGTTTTAAGAATCTCAAACTAGATATCCATGTTCATAGAAGTTTAATGCTTTTAGAAAACGTCACACTGGGAAAATACCAATTAGGAATCTGCACATCTAACGATGCCAGAAAAGACTTAGCTTCTTATCACTTGGTAGATGAACCCCTGGCATTACTTTATGCAGAAAATAAAGATAAACCCAATCGCAATCTTCCACTGATTACTATTGAAGAAAACTCTGCGACCTGGAAGAGTATCGGGCCTTCGATTAAAAAAGAATACCCACAGCTTTTTGCGAACTCTGTTATTTATGTAGAGTCTTTTCTCGCCGTTTATCAAATGACAAAAGTTGGTTTAGGGAATGGATTGATCCCGCTGGGATTATGTAAAGAATTAAATATTAAAAAGAAACATTATAGAAAACTCAAAGTGACTCGCCCTATTTCACTGGTCACTAGAAAGACCATTGCTCAGCTGGATATTTTTAATCCCTTTTATCTTGAGCTCAAAACTAATATTAATAATTATTTCGCCGATATCGAAAAATGA